The DNA segment GTCTTCAATCATGTAATTAGAGTTTTGCAGGTTAATGCTATGCCCTGTAGGCGCCGGTTCCCAATTGGAAGTACCTTCCCCTGTCCAACGGCCCAGACGGTCTGACCGATAATTGAAGGGTGCAAAAGTGCTTCCATTTCCCCATGCCCTGAAGATCTCATTCCCATATACGCCCTGGAAGTCAACACCCAGATCAAAACCTTTGTAATCGGCACCCAGCGAAAAGCCATAGATAAAATCAGGTGTCGGGTTACCGATCTGTACACGGTCCTTATCATCAATTACACCATCATTATTCTGGTCTTTGAACTTCAGGTCACCAGGTCCATAATCGCCCAAAGAAGAAGCCACGGGCGACTTTAATTTATCAGCATAAGACTGATATATCCCCTCTACTTCATAGCCATAGAAATACCCGATAGGATATCCTTCCGTAGTTCTGGAAGCCCCGTCAATGATCTCAAACCCTGGTTTATACAGTGATTTAACTTTGTTGTTAAGGGTGGTAATATTGCCGCTAATAGTATATCCGACCTTGTTATACAGTTTGTCGCTCCAGGATGCGGATGCTTCTATGCCGTTGTTTTGCACCTCTCCTGCATTGGTGATGCCAGGTTTAGTTCCCCCAATACCCGGGAATATGGTCAATAAATTCTTGGTCAGCTTATTAAAATAATTTGCCTCCACGCGCAGCCTGTTCTTCAGTGTTGTAAATTCAACGCCGCCTTCTATCGAAGTAACCGTTTCCCATTTTAAATTCGGGTCAGCTAAATAGGCCGGCGTATAAGCAGGGATCAGGTTACCTCCAAATACAGCAGTCGCACCGCTTATTAATTGCGGATAAAATGGATAATGTACATCCACATATTGGTTCCCCAATACGCCCCAGGAAGCTTTTACTTTCAGGTAGTCGAATATCTTCTGGTCCGCCATGAAATCTTCGCGGCTCATTTCCCAGGCAGCTCCTACAGCAATAAAGTTCTGGTACCTGTTATCTGGAGAGATCTCTGAAGAACCGTCCCTGCGGAAAGAAGCATTCAGCATGTACTTTCCCTTATAGTTATACAGCGCCCTGAATAACATGGACACGGTGGCCTGCTCCCATTGCAGGGGTTTTGGATTGCCAAATATGTCATCACCAGGAGATATGCCTGAAACCCTGGAAGCGGCGTCGCCAAAGAAGTTATCCAGGTACCAGAACCGCTTGTCATAAGGTATGGGCGTTCCATTGGCTGGCTGCTTTACCCGGCCATTTGTTTCCGAATAGCTGCTAAAGTAGGTGGTGAAACCTCCCATGGCTGTTAAAGAATGATCACCAAAATTCTTTTTGAAGGTCAGCAGGTATTCCTGCTGGTATTTGGAAAACTTATTTTCCTTTTGATATACTTCTGACTGCGTAAATCCGGCGTAAGGAGCCACAGAGGTATCTTCTGCACCGTATACATTGATGATAGGCGTGTATTTCCGCTGATCATTAAAGCCGAGGTCGCCATAGAAAGTAGCCCTGAATGTTAAATAACGCAGGAAGTTTATTTCAGCAAAAACACTTCCGATCGCCCTGTATTCCCTGGAAATATCGGTGTATTTATAAGCATCTATCAGCAGGGGATTCCCGATCTGAGGGCCGCCGATCTCATTGGGCAACTTGTTATAAACACCGTACTCTGTATTAAACGGCTCTACAATCGGCGTTGCATTAACGGCTGCCGAATAATCATGCAGTTGAGGCAGGCTTGCCCTGTAACCATTTAAACTAAATCCAACTTTGATCGCTTTTGATATTCTTAGTTCGTCGCTTATGTTCAACAGGATCTTATCCAGCTTTTCGTATTTGATCAATCCCTCTTCCCGGATATAACCGATGCCCATGTAAAACTTATTCTTCTCTGTACCGCTGCTGATGCTGAGGTTATTGGAGGTGATGATGGGATTATCTTTTGAGATCAGGTCAATCCAGTCTGAGTTGCCGGTAAACCTATCATAATAAGCGAAAGGCGCCGTTCCCTGTAAAGACCGCTGCTCATTAAAGAGTGTTTTAAATCCATTGGCATCTGTAAGCTCAATCTTATCTACTATTTTCTTGAAGCCTATAGAAGAGTTAAGATTAATAGTAGTTACACCGGTCTTTGCCTTTTTGGTAGTAACGATGATCACACCATTGGCACCGCGGACCCCAAAGATGGCCAGGGAGGAAGGGTCTTTTAAAACTTCTATGGATTCTATGTCGGAAGGATTAATAAAGTTGATATTATCATTCAACAGTCCATCTACCACATACAGCGGTTTTGTTTGAAAGCGGCTGATGGTACCCCGTATCCTTATATCCGGCTCTTGTCCGGGCCTGCCATTGTTTACCACAGAAAGACCCGACACCTTACCCTGCAGGGAGGCTACGGGGTTGGTATTGGGCTTATCGGCCACTTCTTTACCCGCTACTTTAACAATAGAACCGGCGAGGTCTCTTTTACTGGCAGTACCATAACCAATGACCACTACCTGTTCCAACTGGGCATTGGATGATTTCAACTCTACATTGATCACCGTTTGTCCCGCGACCGCAATTTCCTGGGAAATATATCCCACAGCAGAGAAAATAAGGGTGGCATTGTCGGGCACGGTGATGGAGAAGGCCCCGGTAGCATCAGTAGAGGTGCCTGCATTACTGCCTTTCACCCGTACCGACGCACCTGCTATGGCAGTACCGGTAGAGTCGGTAACGCGACCGGTAACCTGGGCGGGCAATATGACGGT comes from the Paraflavitalea devenefica genome and includes:
- a CDS encoding TonB-dependent receptor, with translation MKLTVAILLVSCLHVSAGVYSQSRVTLNMQSADIKKVLSAIEKKTSYRFLYNQSLLPSDQKVTITAVNEEVLSVINRILQNTSLTYEVLNTNLVVLKQMNTVILPAQVTGRVTDSTGTAIAGASVRVKGSNAGTSTDATGAFSITVPDNATLIFSAVGYISQEIAVAGQTVINVELKSSNAQLEQVVVIGYGTASKRDLAGSIVKVAGKEVADKPNTNPVASLQGKVSGLSVVNNGRPGQEPDIRIRGTISRFQTKPLYVVDGLLNDNINFINPSDIESIEVLKDPSSLAIFGVRGANGVIIVTTKKAKTGVTTINLNSSIGFKKIVDKIELTDANGFKTLFNEQRSLQGTAPFAYYDRFTGNSDWIDLISKDNPIITSNNLSISSGTEKNKFYMGIGYIREEGLIKYEKLDKILLNISDELRISKAIKVGFSLNGYRASLPQLHDYSAAVNATPIVEPFNTEYGVYNKLPNEIGGPQIGNPLLIDAYKYTDISREYRAIGSVFAEINFLRYLTFRATFYGDLGFNDQRKYTPIINVYGAEDTSVAPYAGFTQSEVYQKENKFSKYQQEYLLTFKKNFGDHSLTAMGGFTTYFSSYSETNGRVKQPANGTPIPYDKRFWYLDNFFGDAASRVSGISPGDDIFGNPKPLQWEQATVSMLFRALYNYKGKYMLNASFRRDGSSEISPDNRYQNFIAVGAAWEMSREDFMADQKIFDYLKVKASWGVLGNQYVDVHYPFYPQLISGATAVFGGNLIPAYTPAYLADPNLKWETVTSIEGGVEFTTLKNRLRVEANYFNKLTKNLLTIFPGIGGTKPGITNAGEVQNNGIEASASWSDKLYNKVGYTISGNITTLNNKVKSLYKPGFEIIDGASRTTEGYPIGYFYGYEVEGIYQSYADKLKSPVASSLGDYGPGDLKFKDQNNDGVIDDKDRVQIGNPTPDFIYGFSLGADYKGFDLGVDFQGVYGNEIFRAWGNGSTFAPFNYRSDRLGRWTGEGTSNWEPAPTGHSINLQNSNYMIEDGSYLRIRNIQLGYNFKPSTLAGVNIKALRVFINAQNLVTFKNNSGFTPEFGGSAIRFGVDDGSYPVPAVYSAGFNVTF